A single Gasterosteus aculeatus chromosome 2, fGasAcu3.hap1.1, whole genome shotgun sequence DNA region contains:
- the LOC144383844 gene encoding uncharacterized protein LOC144383844 isoform X2, whose amino-acid sequence MGEAMEAAMARLLQAQAQQVQSMAALQGTFDRLAENLTPRAPHASPTALLTKQTPGDDVEAFLEVFERTAEREGWPEDRWAHILAPFLTGDAQRAYQDLGTREATDYPTLKGAILAHYGHNLAGRAQRVHDWVYDPQGPVRSQVVRLGRLTRSWLVTGEGPAAIDRVVMDRCIRALPLDAKRWAAQNHPASVDELINLLENHRVSQQMTAGTCPAPRGLEGRAPIRPSATLLRPAPRTAPRPTPDRSEWRCFSCGQLGHIARQCPAGDVPMPSASTEEQHRPGRCLMTTCWTPPIPGAATVPVRVGNQDTSALIDSGSVVTLIRPEWAEGEEGPRIEVTCVHGDLKAYPTRWIQVCTPRGSFSIRAGLVPDLPVPMIIGRDCPIFERFWGLRPRGGHDRASQPRPIRRGRPRAACAAHAPSGSSDEGPPEEARPLPPSPSTAPGGSNRAGGRTPDTDTATEGSQIPRGGEGGSLTEFSEFPLVADGMGNRKGQFATAQKEDDTLKHAWARVLAHDGQPIDPVSALSYPFFVTKNSLLYRMCQKGGQTVEQLVVPRPYTSKVLYLAHSHLMGAHLGMDKTRERIETRFYWPGMKRAVVDYCAGCPECQLVAPRPSVRHPLIPLPIIEEPFERLAMDIVGPLPKTSRGHRYILVIIDYATRYPEALPLRAATAKAVGKELFLLFSRVGIAKEILTDQGTCFMSRVLKEMLRLLQVKQLRTSVYHPQTDGLVERFNQTLKRMLKKVMEADGKNWDQLLPYVLFGVREVPQASTGFSPFELLYGRRPRGLLDVAKEAWESQPSPHRTIIEHVDQMRTRMAQVWPVVREHLQQAQQAQARVYNRGAQVRAFQPGERVLVLVPSADCKFLAKWQGPYEVVTRVNEANYQVRQPGRRRPLQLYHVNLLKKWQSLPGPPAQPTPALTARIPLPNVPMGDHLSPSQLQDLREVVWQHLDVFSDLPGRTAVATHDIRTEPGVTVRVKPYRVPEARREAIRQEVSRMLQLGVIEESHSAWSSPVVLVPKPDGSYRFCNDFRRLNDASQFDAYPMPRVDELIDRLGTARFISTLDLTKGYWQVPLTTRAREKTAFATPEGLYQYTVLPFGVHGAPATFQRLMDKILRPHQGYAAAYIDDIVIHSDDWETHLSRLRAVLGALRGAGLTANPKKCRLGLEEASYLGYRIGRGNVRPQDAKVEAILSWPRPKTKRQVKSFLGLVGYYQRFIPRYATMAAPLHDLTRKRGPDKVKWNTEANGAFECLRQALCTKPVLVTPAFSLPFLVHTDASEVGLGAVLSQVRDGEEHPVMYISRKFLPNERAYSTVEKEALAIKWALDKLRYYLLGRSFTLVTDHAPLKWMAQAKDSNARVTRWFLTLQDYKFTVEHRPGKEHANADALSRRDVCMWAGRRGPGFLLGWGSCGNPRVQVPRSTNQHQGQVTKRGYAPPPPRETTSGTAAAHEADEGEPHYKGPTVPTARQN is encoded by the coding sequence CAGGGTCCCGTGCGGAGCCAGGTGGTGCGCCTGGGGAGGCTTACCCGTAGCTGGTTGGTGACCGGGGAGGGTCCAGCTGCCATCGACCGCGTCGTTATGGACCGCTGCATCCGGGCCCTGCCTCTCGACGCCAAGCGATGGGCAGCCCAGAACCACCCCGCGTCGGTGGACGAGCTGATTAACCTACTGGAGAACCATCGGGTCAGCCAGCAGATGACGGCGGGGACATGCCCTGCTCCCCGAGGCCTTGAGGGACGGGCTCCGATCCGGCCATCAGCAACCCTTCTTCGCCCGGCTCCGAGAACCGCTCCGCGCCCAACACCCGACAGGTCTGAGTGGAGATGTTTTTCGTGCGGCCAGTTAGGACATATTGCCCGGCAGTGCCCTGCGGGCGATGTGCCCATGCCCTCCGCCAGCACGGAGGAACAGCACCGCCCAGGGAGGTGCCTCATGACTACCTGTTGGACCCCCCCAATACCCGGCGCCGCAACTGTGCCGGTTCGGGTCGGGAACCAGGACACCTCAGCCCTGATAGATTCGGGTAGTGTGGTTACCCTGATCCGCCCTGAGTGggcggaaggagaagaggggccACGCATCGAGGTGACCTGCGTCCATGGGGACCTCAAGGCATATCCAACGAGATGGATCCAGGTGTGTACCCCCCGGGGATCTTTTTCCATACGGGCTGGGCTGGTTCCCGACCTCCCGGTCCCCATGATCATTGGACGCGACTGCCCCATTTTTGAGAGATTTTGGGGTCTGCGACCGAGGGGAGGGCACGATAGGGCCTCCCAGCCAAGACCCATCCGACGCGGGAGACCCAGGGCTGCCTGTGCGGCCCACGCTCCGTCCGGTTCGTCCGACGAGGGCCCCCCGGAAGAGGCAAGACCCCTTCCCCCCTCGCCTTCGACTGCCCCAGGAGGCTCCAACCGGGCGGGGGGCCGAACCCCCGATACGGACACCGCTACGGAGGGATCCCAAATccccagagggggggagggcgggagccTTACGGAGTTCTCAGAATTCCCCTTAGTCGCGGACGGGATGGGGAACAGAAAGGGCCAGTTTGCTACAGCCCAGAAAGAAGACGACACCCTGAAACACGCCTGGGCTCGGGTGCTCGCCCACGACGGACAGCCCATCGACCCGGTGAGTGCCTTGTCTTACCCcttctttgttacaaaaaatTCATTGCTGTATAGGATGTGCCAGAAAGGAGGGCAGACAGTCGAACAGTTAGTAGTCCCTCGCCCCTACACCAGTAAGGTATTGTATCTGGCCCACTCCCACCTTATGGGCGCTCACCTAGGGATGGATAAGACACGGGAGAGGATAGAAACCCGGTTTTACTGGCCCGGCATGAAAAGGGCAGTCGTGGATTATTGCGCCGGCTGCCCAGAGTGCCAACTAGTGGCCCCCCGGCCCTCAGTGAGGCACCCGCTAATCCCCCTGCCAATTATCGAAGAACCATTCGAGCGACTTGCCATGGACATTGTAGGTCCACTGCCCAAAACTAGTAGGGGTCATCGATACATCCTAGTGATCATAGACTATGCAACCAGATACCCGGAAGCTCTACCACTGCGAGCTGCCACCGCCAAAGCGGTGGGTAAAGAATTGTTCTTATTGTTCAGTAGGGTAGGAATAGCAAAGGAAATCCTCACTGACCAGGGCACTTGTTTCATGTCaagggttttaaaagaaatgttaagacTGCTACAGGTGAAGCAACTACGAACATCAGTTTATCACCCCCAAACGGACGGCCTGGTAGAACGGTTCAACCAGACGCTAAAACGGATGCTTAAGAAGGTAATGGAGGCCGATGGGAAGAACTGGGACCAATTGCTACCCTACGTTCTGTTTGGGGTAAGAGAAGTGCCTCAGGCGTCCACAGGGTTCTCCCCGTTCGAGCTGCTGTACGGGAGAAGACCCCGCGGACTTTTAGACGTCGCTAAGGAAGCCTGGGAGAGTCAGCCTTCACCCCATCGCACCATCATCGAGCACGTGGACCAAATGAGGACCCGGATGGCCCAAGTCTGGCCAGTAGTGAGGGAACACCTGCAACAGGCACAGCAGGCCCAAGCCAGAGTGTACAATCGGGGTGCCCAGGTACGTGCCTTCCAACCAGGAGAACgtgttcttgtgttggtccccaGCGCAGACTGCAAGttcctggctaagtggcaggGACCCTATGAGGTGGTGACACGGGTCAATGAAGCCAACTATCAGGTACGTCAGCCTGGCCGGCGCAGGCCCCTACAACTCTACCATGTTAACCTTCTTAAAAAATGGCAGAGTCTTCCAGGACCGCCGGCGCAACCCACCCCGGCCCTTACCGCTCGGATCCCGTTACCGAATGTGCCCATGGGAGACCATCTCAGCCCGAGTCAGCTGCAAGACCTACGTGAGGTAGTGTGGCAGCACCTGGATGTCTTCTCCGACCTGCCGGGCAGGACCGCCGTGGCCACCCATGACATAAGGACCGAGCCAGGAGTAACGGTTCGGGTGAAGCCGTATCGTGTCCCCGAGGCGAGGAGAgaggccatcaggcaggagGTGAGTAGAATGCTCCAGCTGGGGGTCATTGAGGAGTCCCACAGTGCCTGGTCCAGCCCAGTGGTACTGGTGCCCAAGCCAGATGGCTCTTACCGTTTTTGCAATGACTTTCGTAGACTCAATGACGCCTCCCAGTTCGATGCCTATCCTATGCCCAGGGTGGATGAACTGATAGACCGGCTGGGAACGGCCCGTTTCATCTCCACCTTGGACCTCACCAAAGGCTACTGGCAGGTGCCGCTGACAACTCGGGCCAGAGAGAAGACGGCCTTCGCCACCCCCGAAGGCCTATATCAGTACACCGTGTTGCCCTTTGGTGTCCATGGAGCCCCCGCCACATTCCAGCGGTTAATGGACAAGATTCTCCGGCCGCACCAAGGGTATGCCGCAGCCTATATCGATGACATTGTAATTCACAGCGACGACTGGGAGACTCACCTGAGCCGACTGAGAGCTGTTCTGGGGGCCCTTCGCGGGGCAGGCCTCACGGCAAACCCAAAGAAGTGCCGGCTGGGCCTAGAGGAAGCTTCTTACCTGGGCTACCGCATAGGACGGGGCAACGTGCGACCCCAGGATGCCAAGGTAGAGGCCATTCTCAGCTGGCCAAGACCCAAGACCAAGCGCCAGGTCAAATCATTCCTAGGTTTGGTGGGGTATTACCAGAGGTTCATTCCCCGCTACGCAACTATGGCAGCCCCCTTGCATGACCTGACGAGAAAACGGGGGCCGGACAAGGTCAAATGGAACACCGAAGCTAACGGGGCCTTTGAGTGCCTACGACAGGCTTTGTGCACCAAACCGGTGCTAGTAACgcctgccttctctctcccattccTAGTCCACACAGATGCGTCGGAAGTGGGACTGGGCGCAGTACTATCTCAGGTacgagacggagaggagcaccCGGTGATGTATATCAGCCGAAAGTTTCTGCCAAACGAACGCGCTTACTCtactgtggagaaggaggcgctcGCCATAAAATGGGCACTGGACAAGcttcgctactacctcctggggcgGAGTTTCACCCTGGTGACCGACCATGCCCCCCTGAAATGGATGGCGCAGGCAAAGGACTCCAACGCCAGGGTCACCCGCTGGTTCCTGACCCTCCAGGACTATAAATTCACGGTGGAGCACCGACCAGGGAAGGAACATGCTAACGCGGATGCACTGTCCCGGCGGGACGTTTGTATGTGGGCGGGACGGCGGGGTCCCGGCTTTCTGCTGGGGTGGGGGagttgtggcaacccacgggtgcaggtccctaggagcaccaatcagcaccaaggtcaggtgactaaaaggggatacgccccgccccccccccgggagacaacgagcggcacagctgcggctcatgaggctgatgaaggtgagccccactataaaggaccaaccgttccaacagccaggcagaactag